The Methanosarcina barkeri MS DNA window AGGTGCGGAGCGCCAGATCGTGGGAGATTACCGGATCATTAGAAGAATGAATCAGCACGAATTTTGCAGGCGGCAGGATAGAGAGATAGGTATCCGGATCAATTGAACGATAGAACTGATAAGCTTCAGAATCGCTTGCAAGGGAAGAATCAATTTTTTCAGTGCCGTACCCCGCAGTGCTGATTCCGATAACTCCTTTAAGGGAAGGATTAAGAGCGCAGGCAAGGATTGCAAATCTTCCACCATTACTTTCCCCGAGGATTGCAAGCTTTTTCGGGTTAATTTCAGGCTGGGCCGCAAGCACATCTGAGGCTTTAAGAGCATCATAAACCATGTCATATTCTACGGGCTCAAGACCTGCCTTGAAAAGTTCAAGATCTTTGTCTACATTTATGCTGCCCAGGTTGCGCTGGTCAAGCGTGAGAGTTGCATATCCCATTTTAGAGAGTTCAGCAGCCAGACCCTGTTCGGCTTCTTTGCTAACCCCTGCTCCGGGCAGCAGGACCAGGCCAGGAGAAGAAGAGGAATTTGCAGGAATTCTTAAGAGAGCCTGAATTTTTTCCCCTTTGCTTTCAAAAGACAGCAGTTTTAAAGTATCCGAGTTTTCAGGAGCATATACATCTTCGATTTCCTGAGCTGTAGATACCGGCTCTTCTCGATCTGGGAAAGATAGAATACCTGCTTCCGAAACCTTCCAGGGAGCCGCAGCACCTGTAGAATTGGAAGGATTATACAGGACTCCAAAAATACCCACAAGTATAAGAAGAAAACCCAGAAGAAAAATTGTGGGCTTAGAGATTCTTGTCCCTGAAGAAGCCTTGCGTTTCCTTTCTTTTTTTCCTGAATTCTGCCTGCTCAAGGGAACCCTGCCAAGAAAATTGCGATTACGGCCAGAAACCATTTACAGCACTTAAGAATAATACTGCAATGCCAACAATTGCACCGACAATCAGCACTGCCTTAGGCTGGATTTGAACTGCATTTTTATCTGCTTCATAATAGCGCATGAGCCCTGCAGAAGACTGGAGCCCGGAACCTGATTTTTTAGCCATGTGTTAACACCTGTGTGAACGCATTGATTGGGATATAATTTCACTGCCCTTACTTGCCTGTAATAGGTTTTTCTGGCTGATAATTAAAGATTATCTGAAATTAACAGTTAAAAATTAGAAAATTTAACATAACTGTTAATTACTTATCAAATAAATTTTAATCAACTGTTAGGTATTTAAGTTAATTATTAAATAAATTTAATCAACTATTAGGTATTTAAGTTAATTATTAAATAACTGTTAAATTTCCTCTTAAATTTGGTAATTATCACATAATTTACAGTTCTGATATATAAATCCAGCAGAGAAACTTCTTAATAATCGGATTCTGAAAAGTTGGAAAGAATTCACTTTCTTGAAGCAGGCAATTCTCAAACAAGTACTTCGTCCAAGAGGAAGGGC harbors:
- a CDS encoding preprotein translocase subunit Sec61beta; the encoded protein is MAKKSGSGLQSSAGLMRYYEADKNAVQIQPKAVLIVGAIVGIAVLFLSAVNGFWP
- a CDS encoding alpha/beta hydrolase, producing the protein MSRQNSGKKERKRKASSGTRISKPTIFLLGFLLILVGIFGVLYNPSNSTGAAAPWKVSEAGILSFPDREEPVSTAQEIEDVYAPENSDTLKLLSFESKGEKIQALLRIPANSSSSPGLVLLPGAGVSKEAEQGLAAELSKMGYATLTLDQRNLGSINVDKDLELFKAGLEPVEYDMVYDALKASDVLAAQPEINPKKLAILGESNGGRFAILACALNPSLKGVIGISTAGYGTEKIDSSLASDSEAYQFYRSIDPDTYLSILPPAKFVLIHSSNDPVISHDLALRTYSLAKEPKAMYNVTEATHGYTASMHPYLEKELSLLLN